A genomic segment from Amycolatopsis camponoti encodes:
- the ruvX gene encoding Holliday junction resolvase RuvX: protein MDVGSVRVGVALSDPAPVLASPLVTLSRDATDDSDLDQLAALVTEHEVVEVIVGLPRTLANRQGPAAELAIAYSERLAGRVAPVPVRLGDERLTTVTASRILSQRGVKGRKQRAVVDQAAAVEILQAWIDAAAAHRAREGDR, encoded by the coding sequence GTGGATGTCGGATCCGTCCGGGTCGGGGTGGCGCTGAGCGATCCGGCCCCCGTGCTCGCTTCGCCATTGGTTACCCTCTCCCGCGATGCGACCGACGACAGTGATCTGGACCAGCTGGCCGCCCTCGTCACCGAGCACGAGGTGGTCGAGGTGATCGTGGGCCTGCCGCGAACGCTCGCCAACCGGCAGGGTCCGGCGGCCGAGCTGGCGATCGCGTATTCTGAACGCCTGGCCGGGCGCGTCGCGCCCGTGCCGGTCCGGCTGGGCGACGAGCGGCTGACCACGGTCACCGCATCCCGCATCCTCTCCCAGCGCGGGGTCAAAGGCCGCAAGCAGCGTGCGGTGGTCGACCAGGCCGCCGCCGTCGAGATCCTGCAGGCCTGGATCGACGCCGCAGCTGCGCACCGCGCCCGGGAGGGAGACCGATGA
- the mltG gene encoding endolytic transglycosylase MltG, with translation MNEQPPEPPRGRRRLREPGPATPPPSRPAPRRADPHDPHASGYQELPQPSRHGGSHSGSHELPQPSRRARPEPGYDPRRDAPPSGRRRRLEPPATLPPADDEFDPRDAERSAPVRARHGLDDGAADGTPPRRRRAAPDPGEPAEPRRRRPAPAPDEAAPRRRRPAPVPAEPADARRRRPTPEELAEADAARRHQAMLDLEEAAEAQASRLRGAPEDEGPGPRRSRGASDEVADLARFRAASAPDEPVEPAPGRRRRAAPDPGEAADPRRRRAAPDPDEAVEARRRRAALDPDAASDPRLGAPEPPRRSVQPGDRSVGVPEPGAEPPRRRRPPPPPVREEPVTDIIPAQAPAEPAHEEPEEFFAEDDEYAQYEDYDEYDGDYEDYDDAEYEDGYEEEPEKPRKKKKGKRALGWVAALVVIVLLAGGAYYGFNKIFGYDDFEGSGDGDVLFQVDDGDSTSAIGAKLATAGVVASGKAFVKAGEDNPKLSRIQHGFYVMKSHMSGASAVDRILTPASRVGQLEIRPYTQFDDITQPDGKVTPGVYSLMAKASCAQLDGKSTCVSTDDLRKVVDGADLKKLGVPDWAVEPANKADRKDRRLEGLIAPGLYDVRPGATAQEIIGQLVSSSTAAIQNAGLSPQSTGPEMTPYQTLIIASIIEREAVKADFGKLSRVIYNRLASNMRLQMDSTVNYVLDRPTLATNDGDREKAGAYNTYKISGLTPTPISVPSPEAIQAAVHPAAGDWLFFVKCEKNGLSCFAVSFDDHKKNVEKAKANGAF, from the coding sequence ATGAACGAGCAGCCACCTGAGCCCCCACGCGGGCGCAGGCGACTCCGCGAGCCGGGACCGGCCACCCCGCCGCCGTCCCGGCCCGCACCACGCCGTGCGGACCCGCACGACCCCCACGCGAGTGGCTATCAAGAGCTTCCGCAGCCGTCGCGGCACGGTGGCTCTCACAGTGGCTCTCACGAGCTGCCCCAGCCGTCGCGCCGGGCACGGCCCGAGCCGGGGTACGACCCGCGCCGCGACGCGCCGCCGTCCGGCCGCCGCCGACGGCTCGAGCCGCCGGCCACGCTGCCCCCCGCCGACGACGAGTTCGACCCGCGGGACGCCGAGCGCTCCGCACCGGTCCGGGCCCGCCACGGCCTCGACGACGGTGCCGCCGACGGGACGCCCCCGCGCCGCCGCCGCGCGGCCCCGGATCCCGGTGAGCCCGCCGAACCCCGGCGCCGGCGTCCGGCCCCGGCGCCCGACGAAGCGGCCCCGCGCCGCCGCCGTCCCGCGCCGGTCCCGGCCGAGCCGGCGGACGCGCGCCGTCGCCGTCCGACTCCCGAAGAGCTGGCCGAAGCCGACGCCGCGCGCCGCCACCAGGCGATGCTCGACCTGGAAGAGGCCGCCGAAGCACAGGCGAGCCGCCTCCGCGGCGCGCCGGAGGACGAAGGCCCTGGTCCGCGCCGCTCGCGGGGCGCGTCGGACGAGGTGGCCGACCTCGCCCGGTTCCGGGCCGCGTCCGCCCCCGACGAGCCCGTGGAGCCGGCGCCGGGCCGGCGGCGTCGCGCCGCTCCCGACCCGGGCGAAGCCGCCGATCCGCGCCGTCGCCGCGCGGCACCCGATCCCGACGAGGCCGTCGAGGCGCGCCGGCGCCGGGCAGCGTTGGATCCCGACGCCGCGTCCGACCCCCGTCTCGGGGCACCGGAACCCCCGCGGCGGTCCGTCCAGCCGGGTGACCGCTCTGTCGGCGTGCCCGAACCCGGTGCGGAGCCGCCTCGGCGCCGTCGTCCGCCGCCCCCGCCCGTGCGCGAGGAGCCGGTGACCGACATCATCCCGGCGCAGGCCCCGGCCGAGCCGGCGCACGAGGAGCCCGAGGAGTTCTTCGCCGAGGACGACGAGTACGCGCAGTACGAGGACTACGACGAGTACGACGGCGACTACGAGGACTACGACGACGCCGAGTACGAGGACGGCTACGAGGAAGAGCCGGAGAAGCCGCGCAAGAAGAAGAAGGGCAAGCGCGCCCTCGGCTGGGTCGCCGCGCTCGTGGTGATCGTGCTGCTCGCGGGCGGTGCCTACTACGGCTTCAACAAGATCTTCGGCTACGACGACTTCGAGGGCTCCGGCGACGGCGACGTGCTGTTCCAGGTCGACGACGGCGACTCGACGTCGGCGATCGGCGCGAAGCTCGCCACGGCGGGCGTCGTCGCCAGCGGCAAGGCGTTCGTCAAGGCCGGCGAGGACAACCCGAAGCTGTCGCGGATCCAGCACGGCTTCTACGTGATGAAGTCGCACATGTCCGGGGCCAGCGCGGTCGACCGGATCCTCACGCCGGCGTCGCGGGTCGGCCAGCTGGAGATCCGGCCGTACACGCAGTTCGACGACATCACCCAGCCCGACGGCAAGGTCACGCCCGGCGTGTACAGCCTGATGGCGAAGGCGTCGTGCGCGCAGCTCGACGGCAAGAGCACCTGCGTGAGCACCGACGACCTGCGCAAGGTCGTCGACGGTGCCGACCTCAAGAAGCTGGGTGTGCCGGACTGGGCGGTCGAGCCCGCGAACAAGGCCGACCGCAAGGACCGCAGGCTCGAGGGCCTGATCGCGCCGGGCCTCTACGACGTCCGGCCCGGGGCGACCGCGCAGGAGATCATCGGGCAGCTGGTGAGCAGCTCGACCGCGGCGATCCAGAACGCCGGCCTGAGCCCGCAGTCGACCGGCCCGGAGATGACGCCGTACCAGACGCTGATCATCGCCTCGATCATCGAACGCGAGGCCGTGAAGGCCGACTTCGGCAAGCTCTCGCGGGTGATCTACAACCGGCTGGCGAGCAACATGCGCCTGCAGATGGACTCCACGGTCAACTACGTCCTGGACCGCCCGACCCTGGCGACCAACGACGGCGACCGGGAGAAGGCCGGCGCGTACAACACCTACAAGATCTCGGGGTTGACCCCGACGCCGATCTCGGTGCCGAGTCCCGAGGCTATCCAGGCGGCGGTGCACCCGGCGGCGGGTGACTGGTTGTTCTTCGTCAAGTGCGAGAAGAACGGCCTGTCGTGCTTCGCGGTGTCGTTCGACGACCACAAGAAGAACGTCGAGAAGGCAAAGGCGAACGGTGCGTTCTGA